A region of Schistocerca americana isolate TAMUIC-IGC-003095 unplaced genomic scaffold, iqSchAmer2.1 HiC_scaffold_326, whole genome shotgun sequence DNA encodes the following proteins:
- the LOC124580512 gene encoding activating signal cointegrator 1 complex subunit 2 homolog, with protein sequence MIQEKLEQLRRDRDARAKELARRREQDGPTTSANSSSDDCRTKSHNPTEQHNAMDYQDESSDSDAPFQEVRRRRKGTKRRKAEENTPMQTEQRAVPTTNYYAPLQQQDPAMEDQHQPQPNDTNTQDATAPPPPKPRIPPKAIHAYQLRPPPSKEPQQPPQPSFAATPKDFPSLRTPWTAASSLFQTPTQQQPTRPKNTARQRLHDLRQQQQQQRSTDNALGLSDIIAALSNMGSIINLLKTKNVLAILADTARTFNDAPDLLSKLLTLLEGIMAFFTD encoded by the exons ATGATTCAAGAGAAACTGGAACAACTCCGCCGCGACCGCGACGCACGAGCAAAGGAACTCGCAAGACGGCGGGAGCAGGACGGCCCAACCACCAGTGCCAACTCATCTTCTGACGACTGCCGAACGAAGAGTCACAATCCGACGGAACAACACAATGCCATGGACTATCAGGACGAATCCAGCGACTCTGATGCACCATTCCAGGAAGTCagacgccgccggaaaggcacCAAACGCAGGAAAGCCGAAGAAAATACCCCCATGCAGACGGAACAACGAGCTgtacccaccaccaactactacgCACCACTACAGCAACAGGACCCAGCAATGGAAGACCAACACCAGCCTCAGCCAAACGACACAAATACTCAGGACGCCACAGCTCCGCCGCCGCCGAAACCGAGAATACCACCT AAGGCGATACACGCCTACCAACTGCGACCTCCACCATCCAAGGAGCCCCAACAACCACCACAGCCGTCGTTTGCGGCGACTCCAAAGGACTTCCCATCTCTCCGAACACCCTGGACGGCTGCATCGTCGTTATTTCAAACACCAACCCAGCAACAACCAACTCGACCGAAAAACACGGCGCGCCAACGGCTGCACGATCTtcgccagcaacaacagcagcaacgatcCACGGACAACGCCCTCGGACTGTCCGATATCATCGCCGCGCTATCTAACATGGGCTCCATCATCAACTTACTAAAAACCAAGAACGTCCTTGCCATCTTAGCAGATACAGCTCGCACATTCAACGACGCACCGGATCTGTTATCCAAACTACTCACTCTACTGGAAGGAATCATGGCCTTTTTCACCGACTAA